The nucleotide sequence GGTAAATATAGACCATCATGGAACAAATACGCATTTTGGTGACATAAATATTGTTGACAGTAATGCCGCGGCGGTAGGGTGTTTGGTGTGGCAATTTGTAAAATATATAGATTTTCCTGTGGATAAAAATTTAGCTACCCAAATTTATGCAGCTATTCTTACTGATACTGGTTCATTCAGGTATCTCAGTACCACGCCTAAAGTTTTAAGAACAGCAGCAGAAATTTTGGAATGTGGCGTGGACCCATGGCATGTTGCATCCAATATTTATGAAGAGCGGCGATTCGGTACACTGAAATTATTAGGATTTGCCTTGAGCACATTGGAAACTTATTGTGATGGAAAACTCGCCCTTATGTGTGTTACTCAGGATATGTATAAAAAGACAAGTACCCAAACCAAGTCCACGGAGGGCTTTGTAAATTTTGCGAGAGCGGTGAAAGGCAGTGAAGTGGGCGTCCTTTTGAGAGAAGATGAACCATCTTTTTTTAAAATAAGTATGCGTTCTAAGGGCAGTGTAGATGTTTCTCAAATGGCTGTGCTGTTTGCCGGTGGCGGACACAAAAACGCATCCGGTTGTGAGATAAATGGCAGTTTGAATGAGGTGAAGGAAAAGATTATATGGGCGTTTTCTAAAATTAATGATGGACGGTATTCTTCTCATAGATAAAGAACGAGGGCCTACATCGTTTGATGTTGTTCATGCTGTAGGCAGAAAACTGAATGTTAAAAAGATTGGGCATGCGGGAACATTAGATCCGTTAGCTACGGGGCTTTTAGTTATTGGTGTAGGGAAAGCCACAAAGATTCTTACATTTCTTTCTGCTGGTTATAAAAGGTACGATGTGTGCATGATATTGGGTATATCTACTGATACCTATGATATGGAGGGGAAGATTTTGCACCGAGCAGAATTTGAACCCATACGACAAAACGAAATAAAGAATGTATTGAACGAATTTATAGGTGAGACTAAACA is from Deltaproteobacteria bacterium and encodes:
- a CDS encoding bifunctional oligoribonuclease/PAP phosphatase NrnA gives rise to the protein MNEEWRRLGELIQRRTSFVVVSHKNPDGDAIGSSLAMGRILRKKGKQVEIFNATPIPGNFAFLPDADLIKPLKKGGCEVLIALDCADFQRTGFSNSIREEIDVVVNIDHHGTNTHFGDINIVDSNAAAVGCLVWQFVKYIDFPVDKNLATQIYAAILTDTGSFRYLSTTPKVLRTAAEILECGVDPWHVASNIYEERRFGTLKLLGFALSTLETYCDGKLALMCVTQDMYKKTSTQTKSTEGFVNFARAVKGSEVGVLLREDEPSFFKISMRSKGSVDVSQMAVLFAGGGHKNASGCEINGSLNEVKEKIIWAFSKINDGRYSSHR